In Piliocolobus tephrosceles isolate RC106 chromosome 12, ASM277652v3, whole genome shotgun sequence, one DNA window encodes the following:
- the FAM104B gene encoding protein FAM104B isoform X2: MGGCPVRKRRRNGSEEGNHHSAQPKRNKGNPIFQDSQDTEFSWSDNERSSSCINIPERASGPEGNLNQIVTEPNANIPQFLHEGLCKPVHVINWFMSFGPEIKLNTSQQGRNQAV, from the exons ATGGGAGGCTGCCCTGTAAG gaaaagaagaagaaatggcagTGAAGAGGGCAATCATCATTCTGCCCAGCCCAAAAGGAATAAGGGAAACCCTATCTTTCAGGATTCTCAAGATACAGAG TTCTCATGGAGTGATAATGAAAGGAGCAGCAGCTGCATTAATATCCCAGAGAGAGCAAGTGGACCAGAAGGCAACTTAAACCAGATTGTTACTGAACCCAATGCAAACATTCCCCAGTTCTTGCATGAGGG ATTGTGTAAACCTGTTCATGTCATAAACTGGTTTATGTCCTTTGGTCCTGAAATAAAACTCAATACTTCACAGCAGGGAAGGAACCAAGCTGTTTAA
- the FAM104B gene encoding protein FAM104B isoform X1 — MGGCPVRKRRRNGSEEGNHHSAQPKRNKGNPIFQDSQDTEFSWSDNERSSSCINIPERASGPEGNLNQIVTEPNANIPQFLHEGYVPCQGLYYHINQTLKEAHFNSLQQRGRPPTL, encoded by the exons ATGGGAGGCTGCCCTGTAAG gaaaagaagaagaaatggcagTGAAGAGGGCAATCATCATTCTGCCCAGCCCAAAAGGAATAAGGGAAACCCTATCTTTCAGGATTCTCAAGATACAGAG TTCTCATGGAGTGATAATGAAAGGAGCAGCAGCTGCATTAATATCCCAGAGAGAGCAAGTGGACCAGAAGGCAACTTAAACCAGATTGTTACTGAACCCAATGCAAACATTCCCCAGTTCTTGCATGAGGGGTATGTACCATGCCAAGGTCTTTACTACCACATCAACCAGACCTTGAAGGAGGCTCACTTCAACAGCCTGCAGCAGCGAGGACGACCTCCAACATTATGA